The following proteins come from a genomic window of Aquimarina sp. MAR_2010_214:
- a CDS encoding ABC transporter ATP-binding protein, protein MGNVIEIRGIIRNFQLGQETVYVLKGIDLDITRGEYLAIMGPSGSGKSTLMNLLGCLDTPTGGTYNLNGNDVSKMTDNELADIRNREIGFVFQTFNLLPRTTALDNVALPMVYAGASKKDRIIRASEVLTDVGLSDRMDHKPNQLSGGQRQRVAVGRALVNKPSIILADEPTGNLDSKTSLEIMQLFDEIHAAGNTVILVTHEEEVAAHAHRVIRLRDGMIESDVRNK, encoded by the coding sequence ATGGGAAATGTTATAGAGATTAGAGGAATTATTAGAAATTTTCAATTAGGCCAGGAAACTGTCTATGTGCTTAAGGGTATTGATCTTGATATTACTCGTGGAGAATATTTGGCAATAATGGGACCTTCTGGTTCTGGAAAATCAACTCTAATGAATCTTCTAGGATGCCTTGACACACCAACTGGTGGAACTTACAACCTAAACGGAAATGATGTTAGTAAAATGACCGATAATGAATTAGCCGACATACGAAATCGCGAAATTGGTTTTGTATTTCAGACTTTTAATTTATTACCCAGAACTACAGCATTAGATAACGTTGCATTACCTATGGTTTATGCAGGTGCGTCTAAAAAAGATAGAATTATTAGAGCGTCAGAAGTACTTACAGACGTTGGTTTATCTGATCGAATGGATCACAAACCCAATCAACTCTCAGGAGGTCAGCGACAACGTGTAGCTGTTGGTCGCGCCTTAGTAAATAAACCTTCGATAATATTGGCCGATGAACCAACCGGAAATCTGGATTCTAAAACTTCATTAGAAATCATGCAGCTTTTTGATGAAATTCATGCTGCCGGAAATACTGTTATTCTTGTAACTCATGAAGAAGAAGTAGCAGCACATGCACATCGTGTTATCCGTCTTCGTGACGGGATGATCGAAAGTGATGTAAGAAACAAATAA
- a CDS encoding PAS domain-containing protein: MKALKRPDPIDVEIVLDPKETIMSKTDPKGIIEYANDYFMEVCGYEEQELIGQPHNVIRHPDMPKVVFKWLWEHLLAKKNIHALVKNLAKDGRYYWVITDFDVKLDDDGQITSFFARRKAPPREAIEKIDKLYKKLLAIEQTSGVETTEKYLVGFLEEKGMTYHEFIEEVCSTEEAKPYDPKDLQYHKRRTVFSRMFR; encoded by the coding sequence ATGAAAGCACTAAAACGCCCCGATCCCATTGATGTAGAGATTGTCTTAGATCCTAAAGAAACCATTATGAGCAAGACTGATCCTAAAGGGATAATAGAATATGCGAATGATTATTTTATGGAAGTTTGCGGATATGAAGAGCAAGAGTTAATTGGTCAACCTCATAACGTGATTCGTCACCCCGATATGCCAAAAGTTGTTTTTAAGTGGTTGTGGGAACACTTGCTGGCAAAGAAAAATATACATGCTTTGGTTAAGAACCTAGCAAAAGACGGAAGGTATTATTGGGTAATTACAGATTTTGATGTAAAACTTGATGATGATGGACAGATCACTTCTTTTTTTGCACGAAGAAAGGCTCCGCCTAGAGAAGCAATTGAAAAAATAGATAAACTTTATAAAAAATTACTAGCAATCGAACAGACTAGTGGTGTTGAAACAACAGAAAAATACCTTGTTGGATTTTTGGAAGAAAAAGGAATGACTTATCATGAATTTATTGAGGAAGTTTGCTCGACTGAAGAGGCAAAACCTTATGATCCAAAAGACTTGCAGTATCATAAAAGAAGAACGGTATTTTCAAGAATGTTTAGATAA
- a CDS encoding ABC-F family ATP-binding cassette domain-containing protein, whose amino-acid sequence MNYVSVENIAKGFGERILFKNISFGINEGQKIGFVAKNGTGKTSLLDIIAGDEEPDEGQVVYRKNLKVAFLPQEPNLDPTLTIEQTIFASDNDILQVINDYEKALLNPDDAESYQLAFEKMDAINAWDFETQYKQILFKLKLDDLSKKVSELSGGQKKRLALANILLSKPNLLYLDEPTNHLDLEMIEWLEEYFAKENFTLFMVTHDRYFLENVCNEIIELENGQLYSYKGNYAYYLANKEARVVNDQITTDKAKQLYKKELDWMRRQPKARTTKSKSRIDDFYEIKERAHKRRHDHEVQLEINMERMGSKILELHKISKRFDELVLLDQFEYVFKKGERIGIIGKNGTGKSTFLNMITGSITPDHGKIVIGDTIKFGYYTQSGITIKEGQKVIDVIREFGDYIPLKKGRQISAQQLLERFLFDRKKQYDFVEKLSGGERKRLYLCTVLIQNPNFLILDEPTNDLDIVTLNVLENFLLDFPGCLIVVSHDRYFMDKIVDHLFVFRGNGVIQDFPGNYTDYRIYEDSKEVEVKTSDTTTEAKVKSTWKKDNKAALSYNEQKEFSKIERELKKLELQKKEIETLFAEGNLDEEKINTESQKLQKIIQEIEENEMRWFELSEKMEE is encoded by the coding sequence GTGAATTACGTATCAGTAGAAAATATCGCTAAAGGATTTGGAGAACGTATCCTTTTTAAAAATATCTCTTTCGGAATCAACGAAGGGCAGAAAATTGGTTTTGTTGCCAAAAATGGAACTGGAAAAACCTCTCTCCTTGATATTATTGCCGGTGATGAAGAACCAGATGAAGGACAAGTTGTATACCGCAAAAATCTAAAAGTAGCTTTTTTGCCTCAGGAACCCAATCTGGATCCTACCCTTACCATTGAGCAAACCATTTTTGCATCAGACAATGACATCCTTCAGGTTATCAATGATTATGAAAAAGCTTTACTAAACCCTGATGATGCAGAAAGCTATCAACTAGCATTTGAAAAGATGGATGCTATTAATGCCTGGGATTTTGAAACACAGTATAAACAAATACTTTTTAAACTTAAGCTAGACGACCTGAGCAAAAAGGTAAGTGAATTATCTGGTGGACAAAAGAAACGATTAGCTCTGGCAAATATATTATTAAGCAAACCCAATCTATTATATCTTGATGAACCTACCAACCATCTGGATTTAGAAATGATAGAATGGTTAGAAGAATATTTTGCCAAAGAGAATTTTACTCTATTTATGGTAACTCACGATCGTTATTTTCTAGAAAATGTATGTAATGAGATTATAGAATTAGAAAATGGCCAACTCTATAGTTACAAAGGTAACTATGCTTATTATCTGGCAAATAAAGAAGCTAGAGTTGTAAATGACCAGATTACAACAGATAAAGCCAAACAGCTTTACAAAAAAGAATTAGATTGGATGCGTCGTCAACCAAAGGCGCGTACTACTAAATCTAAATCTAGAATTGATGATTTCTATGAAATCAAAGAACGTGCTCATAAACGCCGCCATGATCATGAAGTTCAACTTGAGATTAATATGGAACGTATGGGAAGTAAGATTCTCGAGCTTCATAAAATTTCTAAACGTTTTGACGAACTTGTTTTATTAGACCAATTCGAATATGTTTTCAAAAAAGGAGAACGTATTGGTATTATCGGTAAAAATGGAACAGGTAAATCTACTTTTTTAAACATGATTACAGGCTCAATAACTCCTGACCATGGAAAGATTGTGATTGGCGACACTATAAAATTTGGATATTATACACAAAGCGGTATAACGATCAAAGAAGGGCAAAAAGTTATCGATGTAATTCGAGAATTTGGAGATTACATTCCTTTAAAAAAAGGACGACAAATTTCTGCACAACAACTGCTCGAACGTTTTTTGTTTGACCGCAAAAAACAATATGACTTTGTAGAAAAATTAAGTGGAGGTGAGCGTAAACGTTTATATCTATGTACCGTCTTAATTCAAAACCCTAATTTTTTAATTCTTGATGAACCTACCAATGATTTAGATATTGTAACACTTAATGTACTCGAAAATTTCTTATTAGATTTCCCAGGATGTTTGATTGTTGTATCCCATGATCGTTATTTTATGGATAAGATCGTAGACCATTTATTCGTCTTTAGAGGCAATGGCGTTATTCAGGATTTCCCGGGTAATTATACAGACTATCGTATTTATGAAGATAGTAAAGAAGTCGAAGTAAAAACATCTGATACTACTACAGAGGCAAAAGTCAAAAGCACCTGGAAGAAGGACAATAAAGCTGCTCTTTCTTATAATGAGCAAAAAGAATTCAGTAAAATTGAACGAGAGCTTAAAAAATTAGAGCTGCAAAAGAAAGAAATCGAAACCCTTTTTGCAGAAGGTAACTTAGACGAAGAAAAAATAAATACTGAGTCCCAAAAACTCCAAAAAATCATTCAGGAAATAGAGGAAAATGAAATGCGATGGTTTGAACTTTCTGAAAAAATGGAAGAATAA
- the lnt gene encoding apolipoprotein N-acyltransferase, whose product MRNIILSIISGLLLAISWPTYGFPLFLFFGFIPLLIAEYSIRKHKYSKSQVFGLAFLTFFIWNMITTWWIYNSTPFGMWFAEIVNSLVMTLVFLIYHIVAKRTTFTISTIFLICFWMSFEYMHLQWEFSWPWLNLGNGFASFTSWIQWYEYTGTFGGTLWIWIINISVFKSILLYIEHKDKAILYRSAIRNGLIILIPIIISFIILKTYKEEGNDIEVVILQPNINPYTEKYNTTDSRIGKLLDSLTNTAATSKTNFVIAPETVFADNNRLTKFSSSIAKNTAQRILNQYPNANVLAGISLMDVFNDPSKIRKQTNTYKKGIYYDDYNSAFFVRPDGTDELYHKSKLVVGVENFPYQSVLKPLLGDTMIDLGGTVAKKTTQEDREVFFSKDSIGVGVLICYESVYGEFATGYIRNKANFLAIITNDAWWGNTQGHRQHLSYAKLRAIETRRSIARSANTGISAIINQTGDIITKLDYEKQGALRGNLITNDKITFYVKAGNYLARVSIFLSIFIFLFSVTRRKRKM is encoded by the coding sequence ATGAGAAACATCATTTTGTCTATTATTTCGGGGCTCCTGCTTGCTATTAGCTGGCCGACTTATGGTTTTCCTTTATTTCTATTCTTTGGGTTTATTCCTCTTTTGATTGCAGAATATAGCATTCGCAAACACAAATACAGTAAAAGCCAGGTTTTTGGCCTTGCTTTTCTCACTTTTTTCATCTGGAATATGATTACCACTTGGTGGATATATAATTCTACTCCATTTGGCATGTGGTTCGCAGAAATCGTAAATAGCCTGGTAATGACTTTGGTATTCTTGATCTACCATATTGTTGCCAAAAGAACCACATTTACCATTAGTACCATATTTCTGATTTGCTTCTGGATGTCTTTTGAGTACATGCATTTGCAATGGGAATTTTCATGGCCTTGGCTTAATCTAGGTAATGGTTTTGCCAGTTTTACTTCTTGGATACAATGGTATGAGTACACAGGAACTTTTGGCGGAACACTTTGGATTTGGATTATTAATATTAGTGTTTTTAAAAGCATACTTCTTTATATAGAACACAAGGATAAAGCTATTCTATACAGATCTGCAATTCGCAATGGATTAATAATTCTAATTCCTATTATAATATCATTTATTATTCTAAAAACTTATAAAGAAGAAGGTAATGATATTGAAGTGGTTATTCTACAGCCAAACATAAATCCATACACCGAAAAATATAACACTACAGATAGCCGAATAGGTAAATTATTAGACTCGCTAACCAATACTGCTGCTACTTCAAAAACAAATTTTGTTATTGCTCCAGAAACTGTCTTTGCAGATAATAACAGACTTACTAAGTTCTCTAGTTCTATTGCTAAAAATACTGCACAGCGAATACTCAATCAATACCCTAATGCAAATGTATTAGCGGGAATATCATTAATGGATGTATTTAATGATCCTAGTAAAATTCGTAAACAAACAAATACCTATAAAAAAGGTATTTATTATGATGACTATAATTCTGCGTTTTTTGTTCGCCCTGATGGAACTGATGAATTATATCACAAAAGCAAGTTAGTGGTTGGTGTAGAAAATTTCCCATACCAAAGTGTTTTAAAACCCCTTTTGGGGGATACTATGATTGATCTTGGCGGTACAGTTGCCAAGAAAACAACTCAAGAAGATCGAGAAGTATTCTTCTCTAAAGATAGTATCGGAGTAGGAGTTCTAATCTGTTATGAAAGCGTATATGGTGAATTTGCCACAGGGTATATTAGAAATAAAGCAAATTTTCTGGCGATTATCACTAACGATGCTTGGTGGGGTAATACTCAAGGACATAGACAACACTTATCTTATGCCAAACTAAGAGCTATAGAGACCAGAAGAAGCATAGCTAGAAGTGCAAACACCGGTATTTCTGCAATTATTAATCAAACAGGGGACATCATAACAAAATTAGATTATGAGAAACAAGGAGCGTTAAGAGGAAATCTTATTACAAATGATAAGATCACATTCTATGTAAAAGCAGGAAATTATCTGGCCAGAGTTTCTATATTTCTATCGATTTTTATATTTCTTTTTTCTGTAACTCGACGGAAAAGAAAAATGTAG
- a CDS encoding phosphatidylcholine/phosphatidylserine synthase — protein sequence MLIKRQIPNFITLLNLFCGCIAVIFAVLGQLEFTALFVMLGIGFDFFDGFAARILNVKSELGLQLDSLADMVTSGLAPGIVMYQLLSQVFGKPFYVVPDSWNSEQILASFDMSYMSLLGLLITLASAYRLAKFNIDTRQTTSFIGLPTPANTLLIISLPLILKFQQEPWILEIVLNKWFLIGLTLLSCYLLNAEIPLFALKFKTWGFAENKVRYIFIILTVILIVLLKFVAVPCVILLYILMSVFFKNKLV from the coding sequence ATGCTTATTAAAAGACAAATTCCAAACTTCATAACACTTCTTAATCTTTTTTGTGGATGCATCGCTGTTATTTTTGCTGTATTAGGGCAACTAGAGTTTACAGCATTATTTGTGATGTTAGGTATAGGATTTGACTTTTTCGATGGCTTTGCAGCTAGAATATTAAATGTTAAGAGTGAATTAGGTTTGCAACTTGATTCTTTGGCAGATATGGTTACCAGCGGTCTAGCTCCAGGTATTGTAATGTATCAATTGTTATCACAAGTATTTGGGAAACCATTTTATGTAGTTCCCGATTCATGGAATTCTGAACAGATTTTAGCAAGTTTTGATATGTCATATATGTCCCTGCTAGGTTTATTGATAACTTTGGCTTCTGCATATCGATTGGCTAAATTTAATATAGATACCCGCCAAACTACTTCATTTATTGGTTTACCAACACCGGCAAATACATTATTGATTATTAGTTTGCCATTAATACTTAAGTTTCAGCAAGAGCCTTGGATTTTAGAAATTGTCCTTAATAAATGGTTTTTGATTGGTTTAACTTTGCTAAGTTGTTATTTGCTCAATGCAGAAATTCCTCTATTTGCTTTAAAATTTAAGACCTGGGGATTTGCAGAAAATAAAGTTCGCTATATTTTTATAATACTTACCGTTATATTAATTGTACTCTTGAAATTTGTAGCAGTACCATGTGTGATACTACTTTATATTTTGATGTCGGTTTTTTTTAAGAATAAGTTAGTTTAA
- the lptB gene encoding LPS export ABC transporter ATP-binding protein: MKLKADNLVKSYKGRKVVKGISLEVNQGEIVGLLGPNGAGKTTSFYMIVGLVKPNGGKITLDNIDITKYPMYKRAQNGIGYLAQEASVFRKLSIEDNILSVLQLTKLSKKEQLHKMEALIEEFGLGHIRKNRGDLLSGGERRRTEIARALATDPNFILLDEPFAGVDPVAVEDIQRIVAQLKNKNIGILITDHNVQETLAITDRTYLMFEGSILKAGIPEELAEDEMVRKVYLGQNFELRKKKLDFN, encoded by the coding sequence ATGAAGTTAAAAGCAGATAACCTAGTAAAATCATATAAAGGTAGAAAAGTAGTAAAAGGAATTTCTCTTGAAGTTAATCAAGGAGAAATTGTTGGACTCCTGGGGCCTAATGGTGCTGGTAAAACAACTTCTTTTTATATGATTGTTGGCTTGGTAAAACCTAACGGAGGAAAAATTACACTAGACAATATCGATATCACCAAATATCCAATGTATAAACGTGCACAAAATGGAATTGGTTATTTGGCCCAGGAAGCTTCTGTGTTTAGAAAATTAAGTATTGAAGATAATATCTTAAGTGTGCTTCAACTTACTAAACTTTCTAAGAAGGAACAATTGCATAAAATGGAGGCTCTTATCGAAGAATTTGGTTTAGGGCATATTCGTAAAAATCGTGGTGATTTATTAAGTGGTGGTGAACGTCGTCGTACAGAGATAGCACGAGCATTAGCAACAGATCCTAATTTTATTCTTTTGGATGAACCTTTTGCAGGAGTTGATCCGGTAGCCGTAGAAGATATACAACGTATTGTTGCTCAATTAAAAAATAAGAATATTGGGATTCTGATCACAGATCATAATGTACAAGAAACTCTTGCTATTACAGACAGAACCTATTTAATGTTTGAAGGAAGCATCCTAAAAGCAGGTATTCCTGAAGAATTGGCCGAGGATGAAATGGTACGTAAAGTATATCTAGGACAAAATTTTGAACTTCGAAAAAAGAAGTTGGACTTCAATTAA
- a CDS encoding carboxymuconolactone decarboxylase family protein, whose product MSDIIDEFNSYREKMNSRILEDNNKIIKRIFNLDTNAFMEGALNVKTKELLGLVASLVLRCDDCVRYHLETCHKEGLTKEEVVESLSIATLVGGTIVIPHLRRAYEFWDALEAKAS is encoded by the coding sequence ATGAGTGATATAATCGACGAATTCAACAGCTACAGAGAGAAAATGAATTCTCGTATTCTGGAGGATAATAATAAAATAATCAAGAGAATCTTTAACTTGGATACCAATGCCTTTATGGAAGGTGCTCTAAATGTAAAAACCAAAGAATTATTAGGACTAGTGGCTTCTTTAGTGTTACGCTGTGACGACTGTGTACGCTACCATCTTGAAACCTGTCATAAAGAAGGGTTAACCAAAGAAGAAGTAGTTGAATCCCTTAGTATTGCTACTTTGGTAGGAGGCACTATTGTTATTCCTCATTTACGTCGTGCCTATGAGTTTTGGGATGCACTTGAAGCAAAAGCTTCATAA
- the tatC gene encoding twin-arginine translocase subunit TatC: MSFLDHLEELRWHLIRATVAVLIAGIIAFISKEFIFDVIIFGPKKPDFPTYNGLCNLSKLLGLDESLCFKELPFSVQSRKVAGQFSVHIWTSITAGFIIAFPYVLYEFWRFIAPALYDKEKKNSKGFIIICSCLFFLGVLFGYYVITPLSINFLGGYQVSKEVLNEFDIDSYIALVRASVIACGLIFELPVIMFFLTKVGLVTPEFLKKYRKFALVIVLILSAIITPPDIASQVIVAIPVLILYEVSIFISKTVIKKEKKKLQKQSK, from the coding sequence ATGTCTTTTCTAGATCATCTAGAAGAATTACGCTGGCATTTAATAAGAGCTACTGTTGCAGTACTCATTGCTGGAATCATAGCTTTTATATCAAAAGAATTTATCTTTGATGTTATAATTTTTGGTCCAAAAAAACCAGATTTCCCTACCTATAATGGTCTCTGTAACTTGTCTAAACTTTTGGGTTTAGATGAGAGTTTATGCTTTAAAGAATTACCTTTCAGTGTACAGAGCAGAAAAGTAGCAGGGCAATTTTCTGTTCATATATGGACCTCTATAACAGCAGGTTTTATCATAGCATTTCCTTACGTATTATACGAGTTCTGGAGATTCATTGCTCCGGCACTATATGATAAAGAAAAAAAGAATTCTAAAGGATTTATCATTATCTGCTCCTGTTTATTTTTCTTAGGTGTACTTTTTGGATACTATGTGATCACACCACTATCCATTAATTTCTTAGGAGGGTACCAAGTGAGTAAAGAGGTTCTTAACGAATTTGATATTGACAGCTATATTGCACTAGTAAGAGCTTCAGTAATTGCTTGTGGATTAATATTCGAACTCCCTGTCATTATGTTTTTCCTTACCAAGGTAGGATTAGTTACTCCAGAGTTCTTAAAAAAATACAGGAAATTTGCTTTGGTAATTGTATTAATATTATCTGCCATAATCACACCACCTGATATTGCTAGTCAGGTTATTGTTGCTATTCCGGTTTTGATATTATATGAGGTAAGTATTTTTATATCTAAAACTGTTATAAAAAAAGAAAAGAAAAAATTACAAAAACAATCTAAATGA
- a CDS encoding SIS domain-containing protein, whose product MNTQDTIISYAKKTVAEEARAIAHLEGLIDKEFSDAVETIHNSKGRVIITGIGKSAIIATKIVATMNSTGTPAVFMHAADAIHGDLGNILEDDTVICISKSGNTPEIKVLVPLIKNFKNPLIGITANKESFLGQEADYVLHAYVEKEACPNNLAPTTSTTAQLVIGDALAVCLLHLQGFSSRDFAKYHPGGALGKKLYLRVSDITSRNEKPEVSPDSNINNVIVEITEKRLGATAVTENGTILGIITDGDLRRMLTKNTSSFEGLTAKDIMSPNPKRIDNDAMAVDALEKLEENSITQLLAEQDGKYAGFLHIHDLMREGIL is encoded by the coding sequence TTGAACACCCAAGACACTATAATTTCATATGCCAAAAAAACTGTTGCCGAGGAAGCTCGTGCTATTGCTCATTTGGAAGGACTTATTGACAAAGAATTTTCTGATGCAGTAGAAACGATACATAACTCAAAAGGTAGAGTTATCATAACAGGCATAGGCAAAAGCGCTATTATTGCAACCAAAATTGTTGCTACAATGAACTCCACAGGTACTCCTGCTGTATTTATGCATGCTGCAGATGCTATTCATGGTGATTTAGGAAATATTCTCGAAGACGATACTGTTATTTGTATTTCTAAGAGTGGAAATACACCAGAAATAAAAGTTTTGGTGCCTTTAATCAAAAATTTCAAGAATCCTTTAATTGGCATTACAGCTAATAAAGAATCTTTTTTAGGTCAGGAAGCTGATTATGTTCTGCATGCTTATGTAGAAAAAGAAGCATGTCCAAACAATCTTGCTCCTACCACTAGTACGACAGCACAACTTGTTATAGGAGACGCACTGGCAGTCTGTTTATTACACTTACAAGGGTTTTCAAGCAGAGATTTTGCCAAATATCATCCGGGAGGTGCACTAGGAAAAAAACTATACCTTCGAGTTAGCGATATTACATCTCGAAATGAGAAACCCGAGGTATCTCCAGATTCTAATATAAATAATGTGATTGTTGAGATAACAGAAAAAAGATTAGGAGCAACAGCAGTTACAGAGAACGGAACCATTCTTGGCATTATAACAGATGGTGATTTGCGTAGAATGCTAACAAAAAACACCTCTTCTTTTGAAGGGTTGACTGCCAAAGATATTATGTCTCCTAATCCCAAACGTATAGATAATGATGCCATGGCAGTAGACGCTCTCGAAAAGTTAGAAGAAAACTCGATAACGCAATTATTAGCTGAACAAGATGGTAAATATGCAGGATTTTTACATATTCATGATTTAATGAGAGAAGGTATTTTATAA
- a CDS encoding ATP-dependent DNA helicase RecQ produces the protein MSLNENDLQSALKKHFGFSQFRGLQEKVIQSVLEKENTFVIMPTGGGKSLCYQLPALMCKGTAIVVSPLIALMKNQVDAIRSISSVEGIAHVLNSSLNKSEVKRVKEDIISGITKLLYVAPESLTKEEYVDFLKSQEISFLAVDEAHCISEWGHDFRPEYRNLRNIIKRIGEDIPIIGLTATATPKVQEDILKNLGMSDAKTFKASFNRPNLFYEIRPKTKNVDADITRFVKQNSGKSGIIYCLSRKRVEELAQTLEVNGVKAVPYHAGLDAKTRAKHQDMFLMEDVDVVVATIAFGMGIDKPDVRFVIHHDMPKSIESYYQETGRAGRDGGEGHCLAYYAYKDIEKLEKFMSGKPVAEQEIGHALLQEIVAFAETSISRRKFILHYFGEEFDDVTGDGADMDDNVRNPKKKHEAKDEVKLLLEVVSKTGEIYKSKDLVNTLIGKSNALIISHRTHQQDFFGSGKARDDKYWMALARQVLVQGYLRKDIETYGVIRITSEGKNFIDNPISFMMTEDHIYDETNDDSIITAAKSGAKGGSDDKLAGMLRNLRKTVSKKLGVPPFVVFQDPSIDDMALKYPISIEELANVHGVGEGKAKKYGKEFVALIAKYVEENDIMRPDDFVVKSTGANSGLKLYIIQNVDRKLRLDDIAAAKGMDMTAFIKEMEAIVYSGTKLNITYWVDEILDEDQQEEIHEYFIEAENDKIDVAIEEFDGDYDDEELRLYRIKFISEVAN, from the coding sequence ATGAGTTTGAATGAAAATGACTTGCAAAGTGCTTTAAAAAAACATTTTGGGTTTAGTCAATTTAGAGGACTACAGGAAAAGGTAATACAGAGTGTTTTAGAAAAAGAAAATACATTTGTAATAATGCCTACAGGCGGTGGTAAATCCCTATGTTATCAGCTGCCTGCTTTAATGTGTAAAGGAACTGCTATTGTGGTGTCACCCTTAATCGCTTTGATGAAAAATCAAGTGGATGCTATCCGAAGTATTTCATCAGTAGAGGGGATTGCCCATGTGCTTAATTCGTCTCTTAATAAATCCGAAGTAAAAAGGGTAAAAGAAGATATAATTAGCGGGATTACCAAGTTATTATATGTTGCTCCAGAGTCACTTACCAAAGAAGAGTATGTAGATTTTTTAAAATCTCAAGAGATTTCTTTTTTGGCAGTAGATGAGGCGCATTGTATTAGTGAATGGGGGCATGATTTTAGACCTGAATACAGAAATCTACGTAATATTATTAAAAGAATTGGAGAAGATATTCCTATTATAGGGCTCACCGCAACTGCAACTCCAAAAGTACAGGAAGATATTCTAAAAAATTTAGGAATGAGTGATGCTAAAACGTTTAAAGCATCATTTAATCGTCCTAATCTGTTTTATGAAATACGTCCGAAAACTAAAAATGTAGATGCAGATATTACTCGTTTTGTAAAACAAAATAGTGGTAAAAGTGGAATTATATATTGTCTTAGTAGGAAAAGAGTAGAAGAACTGGCACAAACATTAGAGGTTAATGGAGTAAAAGCCGTTCCTTATCATGCTGGATTAGATGCTAAGACCAGAGCCAAACATCAAGATATGTTTTTGATGGAAGATGTAGATGTAGTGGTTGCCACGATTGCTTTCGGAATGGGAATTGATAAACCAGATGTACGTTTTGTGATCCACCATGATATGCCCAAAAGTATAGAAAGTTATTACCAGGAAACAGGACGTGCCGGTCGAGATGGAGGAGAAGGGCATTGCCTGGCATATTATGCATATAAGGATATAGAAAAACTAGAAAAATTTATGAGTGGTAAACCTGTTGCCGAACAGGAGATAGGCCATGCTTTGTTACAAGAAATAGTAGCATTTGCAGAAACTTCGATATCCAGACGTAAATTTATATTACATTATTTTGGAGAGGAATTTGACGATGTAACAGGTGATGGTGCTGATATGGATGATAATGTGCGTAATCCAAAGAAAAAACATGAAGCAAAAGATGAAGTAAAGCTGCTACTTGAAGTTGTAAGTAAAACTGGTGAAATATATAAATCTAAAGATCTGGTTAATACTCTTATAGGTAAAAGTAATGCCTTGATCATTTCGCATAGAACACACCAACAAGATTTCTTTGGAAGTGGCAAAGCAAGAGATGATAAATATTGGATGGCTCTTGCGCGCCAGGTATTGGTACAAGGATATTTACGTAAAGATATCGAAACCTATGGAGTAATTAGGATTACTTCAGAAGGAAAGAATTTTATCGATAACCCGATAAGCTTTATGATGACCGAGGATCATATATATGATGAAACTAATGATGATTCGATAATAACTGCAGCAAAGTCTGGAGCTAAAGGAGGTAGTGATGATAAATTAGCTGGGATGCTAAGAAATTTAAGAAAAACAGTGTCCAAAAAACTTGGAGTCCCTCCTTTTGTAGTGTTTCAAGATCCTTCTATTGATGATATGGCTCTTAAATATCCTATTTCTATAGAAGAATTAGCAAATGTTCATGGAGTAGGAGAAGGAAAAGCCAAAAAATATGGAAAAGAGTTCGTAGCGCTCATTGCAAAGTATGTAGAAGAAAATGATATTATGCGTCCCGATGATTTTGTTGTAAAGAGTACTGGTGCGAATAGTGGCCTTAAATTATATATCATACAGAATGTAGATCGTAAATTACGATTGGATGATATTGCTGCTGCAAAAGGGATGGATATGACAGCTTTTATTAAAGAAATGGAAGCAATAGTATATAGTGGTACTAAGCTAAATATAACATATTGGGTAGATGAAATCTTAGACGAGGATCAACAAGAAGAAATTCATGAATATTTTATAGAAGCAGAGAATGATAAGATAGATGTAGCGATAGAAGAGTTTGACGGCGATTACGATGATGAAGAATTACGTCTATATCGCATTAAGTTTATTAGTGAAGTTGCGAATTAA